atacaGTAAATGATTTAGCCAAGACAAAGGACAATAGTTGGGAAAAGCCCAGCTTTTACAAATCcacagagggttttttttttctttgaacaactatacaaaaaaaaaagaatttaagcAGGAGTAAATGCAGCTGAAGCATTTCCTTCATCTCATCTTTTCAGTTTTACAACAAATGTATAGTTACTTTCTCACATAaaggaacttttttatttacacttatAGATGTTAGTCAACAGATGCCTCGATGTTTACCGCAATTTGCCAgtaaaaacttcacaataaaagcataaaaaatatgtttttccaaTGAAGCAGAaacctattttatttttgaattttattgccaaaaatatgatttgatgAAATACAACcaattgctttatttttctggttatttattaaaaaaacagcaatgatTAGTTTACGCTTTAACATTTATCACCAACAGGTTGTTTTCAATTGAATTGTATCAGATAATGCTTCAATTCAAGTTCTCGATAAACAAACAACCAGCCGACGTCTTCAAGATGAGTTATGGCATCTGGGCTTAAAATCTTCTCTCTTTATggtctttatttaaatgctcACCACTCATCCAAGTGTTTTTATTCAGCTGATAAAGCCTTTATCATCAGACTCCATCATTACTTTGATAAATCCACCTGGATTAGTGATTAAATGTTTcaagaaagaagattttaagtcaACTTCAAGATGAATAATAATGGCTGGAATTGACAAGACCTGCAAACTTTTAAACCGATTTTAGCCACCGTGTGAGAATATTCATGTGCTGATCACCTCCTCCTCTGTCGCAGTCTTCGGGAGTCTCATGTGGGTCGCATTGATTCCAATCTGCAAAGATAGACACAAATGTACAAATGCATGGTAGACAAGTTAAACACACATTCTTAAACAGCTTGATGTCATTAGCTCAACTCTTTAAATTGTACTATATTATctacttttatgttatttgtaaGCAccttttataatttataagtgGATGTTTCTTCTTGTATTAAAATGTGAAGTGAATGTGGTTCTAAGTGATATTTGACCTAAGAGGAAGAAAGTTACACAACAATCCGGATGGTTAAAGAGTAACATCATGATAGTGGGACAtacctctgctgctgctttcagctTCATACTGATGTATAAGTTTGAATCCTCTCGATCTCCAACCTGCACAGACAGAAATTATAACCCAGTGTGCCCAAGCTGAAGGAGAGCGGCCTCTGCATATACATGTCCTTCCACAGAACCTTTAACCCAATGTTTACTCATGCTCTAACAACACAAAAGCCTCAATTCAGACTCTTACCTTCAAACTGCTCCCAATAAAAAGCTACGAGAAgccaaatgttcaataaaaatgtgtttaaaatgaaaaaaaatataaaaatttacCTGCAAAACTACCAGACCGGGTCTGAAGTTTGCATCTTTGAGTTTCATTTGCTCCACATCCTTCTTCAGCTGACCTCTCACTTGCCTGAGAAAACCAGACCACAATTTAGTTTATGGGCATACATATCTGACACATTCATcaagcacaaaaagaaaaaattccaACGCCTCCTGCCCCATCCAGGAAacaactattgtttttttaaatcaaagctaTTTCATCTAACTGCTTTGTTGTGCAACTAGTAATGATTTTCCACTCTCCTGCATTCAATCCTGAttgcaaaagcaacaaaaaaagtttagaagaTTTGGCTTCAACTATAATCAGTGTCTTTACTTTATCTTTGTTTATTGTTCTGAAGACAACTCTGAATACTGAACTGAGGAAAGGAAATAGATGCAGCAGAGCCAAAAGATCTCCTAAAAACAAGATAAACTAATCAAAGTCTAAAATGGAAATTCATCTGTTAACTTTCAGCTCTTAGTTGTTAAAATCTGTGAATTTTGCCCTTTTTTGACCTAATCTATATATCTCATTGAGTcagagttgtgtttttattgcaaaataaaaacaaatataaataaaatgtttctcaaaACCTGAATCTTGAGGTTTCTCTAAGtcgattttaatattttcacacGTCTAAGCTtccttacatttattttttttttattaaatattaacaatggattttaaaaatccacaaaacaaagATCTTAATCGGTTATGGCTTATAAAAGTGTTATGTGACGAAACAGCTGTGCTGTAAACACAGGTCATAAAGCAGGCTTGTGTCCCCCTGGTTTCACTTAGGAGGGTGGATgggtattattattattatagagTTATCCTAATGAGGATGCGTGCAGGCGTTAACAGGGGGCAGGTGGTCATGTCTTGTGACCAGCACATGCTATGAAGTGTCCTGCATGCTGCTGCAGGAACTAAAAGCCTCAACAATCTGACTCAAACTGTttcaaaacacaacatttttctaGTATTTGCACATACATTTCTATCATGCTTTTTGGAGCTTTGAGAGAGAAATCTTTAGAGTTCGTAGGTTGgatttaagagaaaagtccatGGACTTTTGTTGCCCCCAACCCCTGAGGTCAGTGACCAAAAAGGAGAGGTTATCTCGTGCTGTCCAACAGAAATCTTACATAATGCTGCAGAATTCCCACCAGTGCATGAATATTTCTTCATAAAATGCAAAACTacaaatgtttctgtgattTTGTTAGTGCAAATACATACACTTGCAATTAGCTAAAGTGCCATGCTTGACAGACAGAGCCCACAATGCTTGAGCTCTGCCTCGTGCAAGTCATGCATAACATATTTACTGTTATTTTCATAAGAGGGCTGAATAATACACAAACTCTGTTAAAATCCCAAAAGCAAGTGTTTAGTTTTACGGTTTACCCAAATAATGTACTTTAGCAACAGAGATGATCGATTAGCGTAACGTGTTAGATagtttaagatttatttttgatattcatgCATTCATAAATGTGCAAACTACTTACGCCGAAACTTCTTTTCCGCTGAGAATGTTAGCTGACATTCTCGTTTGGACTTTGTTAACGTGGTAATGCTGAGTTGAAGTCTTGCAAGAGTGAAAAGCGTGGTGACCGTGTGGCGTTTAGTTCAGAAACTTTACTCAATTCAGATCAGACTTAACGTTGTTACGCAATCCTCCTTATTTAAGCACGAgtctctgcagagaaaagagcGTAGAATGTTCAGGAATACGGCTAACGGGGAGGCTAACTTGAGAGCTTAAGGCAAGGGTGGGGCTAACTTTTACCCATCAGCCAATCATCTACCTCGTTTTCCACGCTCGTGCTAGTAGATGACCAATCCCCTGACTGGTGGTCATGAGTAGAGTCTAGAGTGGGCGGAGCTAATGGTGTAATCCTGCGGAGAATCGTTAGAGGGCAGTGCCGTAAATATACACGGTTGACGTAAATATCCAAAAACACACGTCTTTTTGTTTATATAGGTCAATTCAGCGCTTCTAGTTTTCTCTTAATGATCCTTGCTGATATTTCGTAGAAAATGCGAGTAAAATCGATGTAAAGTGTTTATTTGCGGCGTTTATCTCCGACTGAAGACATGACGAAACACGACAAACTATGGAGAATAGATTCAGTGTTTTGATCGACAACGAAGACTTCTCTCGCTTTTCTACGACAGAGAACAATCTCCATTTCGAAAGGTAAACCCTGCACATTTACTAGATTATTGAAACATGCATACTTTTGGGCGTgagcttttcattttcatgaactTTTCTGCACGTCTCTCCTTGCTAGGTTAGCCTACGTGACCAAACGTGTTAGTGTTTACGTTCGAGCGGCAGCGCCCCCCTTTTGGAACGACTtcctccaaattagcataacgtGCTTTAGGCTAACagaatttcttattttattttatttacttgttttagaACTAAGACGCTTTTTGAGGAGATACGTGCCTCCATAAACAACAATGAAGAAGAGGACCGCTCGTTCTGGAGGCCTGTGCTCCCGTGGGGCGGAGTTTTCACCATCAGGGCTGGGCGGAAAGCCGTGTCCTGCATCCCCCTGTACGTGGAGATCCAGCTGAAGAACACATGCACCATCGACGGCTTCCTCATGATCCTGTATGTGATTCTTCGGGACAACCGGGGTTTCCACAGGGAGCTTGCTGTCTTTCTCGGCAAgcagtttattgaacattttctgtACTTGATGGACTCCTGTGACTACACCACAGTGAAGATGCTGTGGATCTGGAACAGGATGTCCAAGAGACAGTATCGCTCAGAGATCCACCAGACTGCATTGGAGATTGACCTGTTCGGGAATGAGCACCAGAACTTCACGGAGAACCTGGAGAACCTCATGTCCACCAAGCAGCAGAGCCTGTGCACCAACTGGAGCTGTCCAACTCGCTTCCAAGACATCACCAAAACAACCATCAACATCAGGTGAGTGTTGCAGCATCTTTGGCGTATGAAGATCCACAAATCCTAAAATATTGCTTATTTTTCTCCATCAGCCCTCCTCACGAGCTCCCACACAGAGATCCGATTCAGTCAGCTGTGGATGAGTTCTTCAGCCCTAAACTCCTCCTCTGCACAGAAAAAGGGTGAGACACCAAACGGACACCATTTTCTttcagtgcttttatttttttgacttgttttttaaatatacatctATCCAAACAGGTGTGATGGCTTAAGGGAGTTCTCTCATAGGGTGTTCTGCCATGGTCCTCCACCCTTTGTTATTCTCAACATGCAGCAGTGGAGGTCTGAAGATCTGTCGTATGTTCCATACCACCTGGTTCTCTGTCAGCACAGGTAGGAAAAATCTCATCTCACTTTCAAAaattgaagtcccactctgatcatattttgatttttggtaaATCCTTCCCTCTTTTAATcctgattatgcagttttaaaccaaaagttTGATgagtttagtctttttttgcggcgtaagcccacccccacttcccatcaccatCTGTGTATACACTTTCACGCTAGCTTAAAGCTCCTAACACcgccggtgcaacaaaaatgatgagcaatatcCAGacatatgaggaaaaaaaaacatacatggatctactgtatttgtctgcaagtggagacATCAGAATGAAGTAAATCAAGCACCTTGTGGCCTGCCgattgtattttctatgtcacaactgcaggctttttttaagcagagttttttgtctgctcctgatccacaacaacttgaatgaataaattctccaaaatgcaattttaaccttaattgtttaaataaatatttccatcttaagaaaatgccacaagaacaagttaaaaatatcaaaaactcaatttctgtgtagaagtgggtctttaaactaaTGCAAAAATATCCGTCTAAGTTTACAAATTTCACAAATGTGGCACCAAATGTAATTTTCCtgacaaactttttaaatgctgagttgcttttttatttttacgtcaTAAATGAGCTgatcaaaaacaacacaggttcaTGCTTTTGTTGATAGCACgattgttaatatttttctggatgtctttttacaaaaattaacaATAATTCCTAAAAAGTTTGCCTATTTGTCATTATATTTGGATATTTAGATGGGATGTCTTTTCTACAGGTATTTGCTAGAGGGCGCCACACTCTTCAACAAAGAGGAGCATCACTACTCTGCAGCCTTTCAGATTGACGGCTGCTGGATGCACTATGATGGCCTGAGAAGTGACAATCTAATCCTGCTACACAAGCCGcctgagctcctgctgctctcctcTCTGGTCTACGTTCGCGCCTCGCAGAAATGAAAACCTTCGAGTCCCAGAAAGACGTTCAGGATAGTTGAGTCCTCATCAAGCACAAGGGCATATCATCTTCTGCGACCTCTCTGGCTTTTACGTCTTGGCGATACAATTATTCAACAATTTTTCTCCCCGATTTTTATTGTGAGTTTTCACAAACCTTCATGATTCCTGTTTCAGTTGCAAACTGATGTGTTGCACTGTTTCTCCTGGGGTCTTATACAATATGGAAGTTAGTTTCCTTCTTGGGCTGTAATCCGAGAACATAACGGACTATAATAGTTCTGAGTTGATATACATTATGTTGGTGAAAAGtacgtttttttaatattccttCAAAGCAGCTCACAGCAAAGACTTTGATCTGCTCTGATCAATAGATTAATGTCCTTTAGGGATTGGCTTCACtgcttaaaaagtgaaaatttccCAGCAAAAATACATTCTCCCttaaacatacatatatatgtactGGTGCTTTTTCTATTTACACTGTGCTTTATGGaataaaatgttagtttgagCATTTCATGTAAAATTCCTAAAATCTAGAAAGATTTATGGAAAAAGTTCACGTCTGATTTTAAACAATGAAGCATGCATGTGAATGGAAGTAGTTCAACACTCTCCTATGCTATTTTATAAAACGTGTTTGACCTCAATGACCATATAGTGCCTGTGGCATAGAAAGCTTGTATGTATTTTGCTGTTAAGTCTGAATCAACTATTTTTGtcccaaaatgttctgtttaaatgcaaataaaacatttgaaatatgttGTGCATTTGTGAAAAAAGATGCAAGACTCCAAATAGTACCTTAAGgcaagcatttatttatttaaacggTACAACTGCACCACAAAAACTGGCTGAAATGTATGGAAAATGTCCTCAATCAAATGTGATCGGCTACATCTTTAGAATGTTTTTACACTTGATGAAGTCTCGTCCTTCCAGCATTTTTCCACAAAACTCAGTTCAGACACACAATGGAGAAATGCAAAAAGTAGCGAAGGGTTTCACGGGAGTTTCTCCCGACTGAAACATAAGTGGGCGGCTCATTGCATACCAGGTTATGTCGTCTTTCTGTATACAAGCACTTTGGTGAGAGTGGcggtgacagaaaaaaaaacaataacacttAATTTTGCaagaatttaaagtattttgtttatCACGATGTGGATGAATCAGATTGGCAGCACATCATTACGCCTGCGTGATCAGTGCTGAAGACGAGGACAGAACGTTTANNNNNNNNNNNNNNNNNNNNNNNNNNNNNNNNNNNNNNNNNNNNNNNNNNNNNNNNNNNNNNNNNNNNNNNNNNNNNNNNNNNNNNNNNNNNNNNNNNNNNNNNNNNNNNNNNNNNNNNNNNNNNNNNNNNNNNNNNNNNNNNNNNNNNNNNNNNNNNNNNNNNNNNNNNNNNNNNNNNNNNNNNNNNNNNNNNNNNNNNNNNNNNNNaaaaaaaaaaaaaaaaaaagccatgtaGAGGGACTGACATGCAGCACAAAAACGATGGATGGTACAATTTGAAATCACACATGTCCACATTATTAGCCAACATGCCACATCGAGTTCTGTTACAGCAATAATGAGACGCCTTGGCCTTgtaaagacacaaacacaaaagtccCACGAGGAGAACACAAGTATTATTGCATCATCTAAATGCCATTAGCTCCAAACGTACAAACAAATTACAATGTGTATCAAAGAGTAAGTGCAACGCAGAGCCTGGTTAAAGTTTCCACCTTTGTGCAAACCCTAGTGGACGAAGCAACACAAAAGCAGACGCAAAGATGGGACTCGGCAACGCACAACACCTCCTTCTGTTCAGGCTTTCTGCTACAGCTGTGCATTACTCTGCCTGCACAGCAACACCCTCAATGAGCTTCCATTCACCAAAGACACGGGAGTCGTGACAAGTTGGCTTGCACAGCCCTTAGTGAGTCCATATACACGGAAACATGAAATGCTAACAAGTttgcagaagaaagaaaataagctGATTTCAATGTGGCACATGAAAATCCTGTCCAGTTAAAAGGtacggtttaaaaaaaaaaaaaaaaagttttggcaCTTCACACAAAGCTGTGATCAGTTACCACAGAAAACAAGACTTAGCCACATGAGGgcgccaacatttttttttgtttctccaattaggaagtataaataaaaacaggaaacacatGGCTGACTCTTAAAAACGTTTTCCCTTTCAACAGACTATTTTATTGCATTGTCTGGAGCCTTGTCGTTGTGCATTAAGGACATCTAATGTAGCAGCAGCCAAACGGAGGTTAAATGTGAAGCGATGCACATAGCTGAATCCTGAATTCTAAATATAGCACCAGTTAGTGTTGTGAACAAACAATTGTGTAGTAACTGACACTGGACCGAGGCGACAGAAGACAGAATTTCTGGACGGTGCCGAGACGAGTGGCACAACGAAAGTGACTCTGGGAATCAAACTACACACATTCGAGCACACGTTAATGAGTCAGTGCAAATAAACATATACAGGCAATGCACTAAAggatatattattattattttctatatACGTCATTTATATTATATACATGAAAGAAAAGGcagcccttttttttcttttcttttttagagaaaaatataaagattttaacgttgcttcttttgttttttgtgaagcAGTCATTTGGATGCAGAAACTTCTCAATCTGAGCCTCGGTTCTGCACACAGACGtgtaacaaaataaacagtCCTATCTGACATGCATGTACCTGTTGAGCAAACACACTGCATGGCCAACAACCGCAGACCCATACAAATACACAAGCAAACTGcgtttgtcaaaaacatttgaacaaactGTTGTGgttgcagcagaaaaacaaaagacatttgAAGTCTTGATGTTCGCGACACAACGTACAAACTAAAGTGTCTGCCGACGGAAACCTTTGGGACAATCCCACGAGTCTCTGGGACATGGCTCAGCTGCAGAAGAGCGGTCGTCTACGCGTCGCCAAATACCCCGACTGCTCTTCGCTTAATGCCTTTGGTCATCTCTGCAGCAGTGACTGTGGTCCCCTGCACGGTCAGCCGTCCGCCATGTTCTCCTTCGCGTGCAGCTCCACTCATCTGCACCTAGAGGATTAATGTGGGAAAACAGGAGAAGACGACGAGGGCAAAGTTACAGCAACCAAGTTGCTTCAGCGAGTCCTAGCTGGCTTCTCCATGGGTCAAAGGGCGGTCAGGCCAAAGTTACAGCGGCAGTACATCATGCCGCTGGAGTCCAACCAACTGTCCGAGATAGGGTCGTAACGTTGGACAGTGTTCAGGTAGGACGACCCGGAGTGGCCTCCTACCACATACAGGAAGTTGTCCACAATGGCTGAGCCTACACCTGCAAGACAATGATTGTTGACAATCAGCTCTGCACACTACTTTCTACTGGTCAaaaatcaaggaaaaaaaacaaaaaaacaaaacatgaaatctAATCATcttgatccatttttaaagcgttctttgctgtctttttttgttttttttttcttttttttaggattatgctgatttggctaaaaaaaaaaaagtgttattttccAGGATATTTTTCCTGCAAAGCAGCAATAAGTCATTAGAatttcacctctaagttgtgggagAGAaagttggcatggagcaaccccaccgcTCTTTCAGTCACCCATAATTGAGCTGAGTTTACACTCTTACCAGTGCATCAAAAATGACTGGAGCTacccagtcatacagttttgagccaaaaaaaaaatagataaattaaatgtatttaattatataaaagtgaaagcaacataaaataaataatatacaattgtttttttatgataaatgacCAGATGAGATGATCCAATAGCCTCTCCCTCAAAATATCTACGGTCTCTGTGGCCCTGAGGCTCTCCAACAGGTGGTTTCAGAAGTGAGGACCATAAAGGCAGAATGAAGCCTCATCGTAAgctttggtcctcaccttaggaacaactaaTGTCTCATTTCCACCGAGCCCGAGCGGTCTGGACCGCACCAGTTTGCTCCTGGctgtttagaatggtccaggcaaTCTAAGCGGGTATTTCCATGAGTGTTGGACCATTAGAGTGCATGCTGGGTGTAGAgtagaccgatgacgtagctgtgcgtcATAATGGTGAGATTACAGCGGGGTCATgctacaaaataaagtcattgcttgcatttaaatgtaaacctctgtgcttcagagaactttttcaaactgcttttttttgtttgctcacgattaaataaagaattactcaaatgcaattttaagcttcattttcccCAATATATGTTCaatatcatgttaaaaacacattttcatgggagtgggcCTTGAAATTGTGGACTCAACTTGTTTCTTCTGACTCACCGGTGCGAGGTTCATTCATCGGTCTGCAAGCCGTCCACTGGTTCTGGTGAGGATCGTACCTCTCGATGCTGGATAAGTGGGATACTCCATTGTGTCCCCCCACCACAAATATGAAGCCGAGCATCACCCCCACTCCGAAGTTTATCCTCTTATCCGCCATGGGGGCTACCATTT
The genomic region above belongs to Oryzias melastigma strain HK-1 linkage group LG22, ASM292280v2, whole genome shotgun sequence and contains:
- the lg22h14orf28 gene encoding uncharacterized protein C14orf28 homolog; its protein translation is MENRFSVLIDNEDFSRFSTTENNLHFERTKTLFEEIRASINNNEEEDRSFWRPVLPWGGVFTIRAGRKAVSCIPLYVEIQLKNTCTIDGFLMILYVILRDNRGFHRELAVFLGKQFIEHFLYLMDSCDYTTVKMLWIWNRMSKRQYRSEIHQTALEIDLFGNEHQNFTENLENLMSTKQQSLCTNWSCPTRFQDITKTTINISPPHELPHRDPIQSAVDEFFSPKLLLCTEKGCDGLREFSHRVFCHGPPPFVILNMQQWRSEDLSYVPYHLVLCQHRYLLEGATLFNKEEHHYSAAFQIDGCWMHYDGLRSDNLILLHKPPELLLLSSLVYVRASQK